A DNA window from Acidimicrobiales bacterium contains the following coding sequences:
- a CDS encoding sulfite exporter TauE/SafE family protein, translated as MTPIELSLVLLAVGVAAGGLGALLGLGGGFIVVPALTLVFGVNIRLAIGASIVAVIATSSGAAVAYVREHMANMRVGMFLELATTTGAVTGALVGSLLVPRVLYIVFAIVLVLSGVAVARRKRLEDRPPPPPDALADRLGLHGSYPDASRGRVVSYRVARSKAGLALMYVAGAVSGLLGVGSGVLKVPAMDLAMGLPIKVSTATSNFMIGVTAAASAGVYFARGDIDPLITAPVAVGVLVGALVGSRVLTGMDPRRLRLLFAVVVLVVAVDMVVKGVA; from the coding sequence GTGACCCCGATCGAGCTGTCGCTCGTCCTGCTCGCCGTGGGGGTCGCCGCCGGGGGCCTCGGCGCGCTGCTCGGGCTCGGTGGCGGGTTCATCGTCGTGCCCGCGCTGACGTTGGTGTTCGGCGTCAACATCCGACTGGCCATCGGCGCGTCGATCGTGGCGGTGATCGCCACGTCGAGCGGCGCCGCGGTGGCGTACGTGCGCGAGCACATGGCCAACATGCGCGTCGGCATGTTCCTCGAGCTCGCCACGACGACGGGCGCGGTCACGGGCGCACTGGTCGGCTCGCTGCTCGTGCCGCGCGTCCTCTACATCGTCTTCGCGATCGTCCTCGTGTTGTCGGGCGTCGCCGTGGCGCGGCGCAAGCGCCTGGAGGACCGGCCGCCACCCCCACCCGACGCGCTCGCCGATCGGCTCGGGCTCCACGGCTCGTACCCGGACGCGTCACGCGGACGCGTCGTGTCGTACCGCGTGGCGCGCTCCAAGGCCGGGCTTGCGCTCATGTACGTCGCGGGCGCGGTGAGCGGGCTCCTCGGCGTGGGATCGGGAGTGCTCAAGGTCCCGGCCATGGACCTCGCCATGGGGCTGCCGATCAAGGTCTCCACCGCCACGAGCAACTTCATGATCGGCGTCACCGCCGCCGCCTCTGCCGGGGTCTACTTCGCGCGCGGCGACATCGACCCGCTCATCACCGCCCCGGTGGCCGTGGGCGTCCTGGTGGGCGCGTTGGTCGGCTCGCGCGTGCTGACCGGCATGGACCCGCGGCGCCTGCGACTCCTCTTCGCCGTGGTGGTGCTGGTCGTCGCCGTCGACATGGTGGTGAAGGGCGTCGCATGA
- the mraZ gene encoding division/cell wall cluster transcriptional repressor MraZ: protein MARFFGTYEHSLDSKGRVILPSRFRAPFEHGGFLTQYRDGCLALWTPDGFEQQMEEMQQRAASGKNDRNMARFWASATQDLEVDRQGRMVLPARMREYAGLTGDVVIVGVIDRVELWDPARWEEKVAPEEQRLTEGADD, encoded by the coding sequence GTGGCACGGTTCTTCGGGACGTACGAGCATTCGCTCGACAGCAAGGGTCGGGTCATCCTGCCCTCGCGGTTCCGCGCACCTTTCGAGCACGGCGGCTTCCTCACCCAGTACCGGGACGGCTGTCTGGCGCTGTGGACCCCCGACGGGTTCGAGCAGCAGATGGAGGAGATGCAGCAACGTGCCGCCAGCGGGAAGAACGACAGGAACATGGCGCGCTTCTGGGCGTCGGCCACCCAGGACCTGGAGGTCGACCGTCAGGGACGGATGGTGCTCCCGGCGAGGATGCGCGAGTACGCCGGGCTCACCGGCGACGTGGTCATCGTGGGGGTCATCGACCGGGTGGAGCTGTGGGACCCGGCGCGCTGGGAGGAGAAGGTCGCCCCCGAGGAGCAGCGACTGACGGAGGGCGCCGACGACTGA
- the rsmH gene encoding 16S rRNA (cytosine(1402)-N(4))-methyltransferase RsmH: MPQVFTHEPVMVDEVVALFAPTPPGVVIDATAGGGGHAAALLAAHRHLRVLCLDQDPEAVEATATRLEGYRDRAVVRHARFDRLEDVAATVGVEPGSLSGALFDLGVSSPQLDRAARGFSYRQDAPLDMRMDPGAGPSAAELVNTMSEQDLTRLFAQHGEGRFARRIARAVVAARPVTTTGVLAEVVRSAIPAAARRQGGHPARRVFQALRVAVNDELAVLSEALPVAVGMLAPGGRCVAIAYHSGEDRIVKAALARAATGGCACPPGLPCSCGAVSLGHLVFRGARRPGADEVARNRRSESARLRAFERGEL, encoded by the coding sequence ATGCCCCAGGTGTTCACCCACGAGCCGGTGATGGTCGACGAGGTCGTCGCGTTGTTCGCGCCGACGCCTCCCGGCGTGGTGATCGACGCCACGGCGGGGGGTGGGGGCCACGCGGCGGCGCTGCTCGCCGCCCATCGGCACCTGCGGGTGCTGTGTCTCGACCAGGACCCCGAGGCCGTGGAGGCGACCGCCACCCGGCTCGAGGGATACCGGGACCGGGCCGTGGTCCGCCACGCCCGCTTCGACCGGCTGGAGGACGTGGCCGCCACCGTCGGGGTGGAGCCCGGGTCCCTGAGCGGCGCCCTCTTCGACCTCGGCGTCAGCTCGCCGCAACTCGACCGGGCGGCGCGGGGGTTCTCGTACCGCCAGGACGCCCCGCTCGACATGCGGATGGACCCGGGTGCCGGGCCCAGCGCCGCCGAGCTGGTGAACACCATGAGCGAGCAGGACCTGACCCGCCTGTTCGCGCAGCACGGCGAGGGGCGGTTCGCCCGGCGCATCGCCCGTGCCGTGGTGGCGGCGCGTCCGGTCACCACCACCGGGGTGCTGGCCGAGGTCGTGCGCTCGGCCATCCCCGCCGCCGCCCGCCGCCAGGGCGGCCATCCCGCCCGGCGCGTCTTCCAGGCGCTACGCGTCGCCGTCAACGACGAGCTGGCCGTGCTCTCCGAGGCACTGCCCGTCGCCGTCGGGATGCTCGCCCCCGGCGGCCGTTGCGTGGCCATCGCGTACCACTCGGGGGAGGACCGCATCGTCAAGGCGGCCTTGGCGCGCGCCGCCACCGGTGGCTGCGCCTGCCCGCCGGGGCTGCCGTGCTCGTGCGGGGCGGTGTCGCTCGGGCATCTCGTGTTCCGCGGGGCGCGCCGTCCCGGCGCGGACGAGGTGGCGCGCAACCGCCGGTCCGAGAGCGCGCGCCTCCGGGCCTTCGAGCGGGGTGAGCTCTGA
- the mraY gene encoding phospho-N-acetylmuramoyl-pentapeptide-transferase has translation MISLMASGGIALWVAALGTPVFIRWLARRRIGQQIREDGPFMHLAKAGTPTMGGVALIGAAVVGYVMGHAGTHVAFSRPGILVVAVTVCAAGVGFLDDWIKVRHRRSLGLNKRAKLSAQVLIGVAFALLAEHWAGVNTHLSFTRWDSFGVDVGQVGWVLWAVFVVVGTANAVNLTDGLDGLASGSATFCFACLAVIGYWQFRHYALYHVPSALDLALSSIALAGACLGFLWWNAAPARIFMGDTGSLAIGSGLAALCLQMNLQLLLPVIGGLFVIVTLSVVIQVVSFRVFGRRVFRMAPLHHHFELIGWPETTVIVRFWILAGLFAAFGLGIFYADFLSVTGLR, from the coding sequence GTGATCAGCCTCATGGCCTCCGGTGGCATCGCTTTGTGGGTGGCCGCGCTGGGCACGCCGGTGTTCATCCGGTGGTTGGCCCGCCGGCGCATCGGGCAGCAGATCCGCGAGGACGGGCCCTTCATGCACCTGGCCAAAGCGGGGACCCCCACCATGGGCGGCGTGGCGCTCATCGGCGCCGCCGTGGTCGGGTACGTGATGGGCCACGCCGGCACCCACGTCGCCTTCAGCCGGCCGGGGATCCTCGTGGTGGCGGTGACGGTGTGCGCGGCCGGGGTGGGGTTCCTCGACGACTGGATCAAGGTCCGGCACCGCCGCAGCCTCGGGCTCAACAAGCGGGCCAAGCTGAGCGCCCAGGTCCTGATCGGCGTGGCCTTCGCGCTGCTGGCGGAGCACTGGGCCGGGGTGAACACCCACCTGTCGTTCACGCGCTGGGACTCGTTCGGCGTCGACGTGGGCCAGGTGGGCTGGGTCCTGTGGGCCGTGTTCGTCGTGGTGGGCACGGCCAACGCCGTGAACCTCACCGACGGCCTCGACGGCTTGGCCTCGGGTTCGGCCACCTTCTGCTTCGCGTGCCTGGCGGTGATCGGGTACTGGCAGTTCCGCCACTACGCGCTCTACCACGTGCCGTCCGCGCTCGACCTGGCCCTGTCGTCGATCGCACTGGCGGGCGCCTGCCTCGGCTTCCTGTGGTGGAACGCCGCCCCGGCGAGGATCTTCATGGGCGACACCGGGTCGCTCGCCATCGGCTCGGGCCTGGCCGCGCTGTGCCTGCAGATGAACCTCCAGCTGCTCCTGCCCGTGATCGGCGGGCTGTTCGTCATCGTGACGCTCTCGGTCGTCATCCAGGTGGTGAGCTTCCGGGTGTTCGGCCGGCGGGTGTTCCGCATGGCGCCGCTGCACCACCACTTCGAGCTGATCGGGTGGCCCGAGACCACCGTCATCGTGCGCTTCTGGATCCTCGCCGGTCTCTTCGCCGCGTTCGGCCTGGGGATCTTCTACGCGGACTTCCTCTCGGTCACCGGACTGCGCTGA
- a CDS encoding DUF1634 domain-containing protein, with product MTTNDGTGAGVGAATDPAATAMGGIEAAVAAVLRVGVVGSCLVIAAGSVVTVTAASTRQAARRSLAEMRRGVLHPAALRFPHTVGAVARGVGHGNGPSIVMLGVLLLIATPVFRVAVGAVGFALQRDGAFVVITVAVLAVLLASFALG from the coding sequence ATGACGACGAACGACGGGACCGGCGCCGGGGTGGGAGCCGCCACCGATCCGGCCGCCACCGCCATGGGCGGCATCGAGGCGGCGGTGGCGGCGGTGCTGCGGGTGGGCGTCGTGGGCAGCTGCCTCGTCATCGCCGCGGGGTCCGTGGTCACGGTGACGGCGGCGTCGACACGCCAGGCGGCGCGCCGCTCGCTGGCGGAGATGCGCCGCGGGGTCCTGCACCCGGCCGCCCTGCGCTTCCCCCACACCGTCGGGGCGGTCGCGCGCGGCGTGGGGCACGGCAACGGACCGTCGATCGTGATGCTCGGCGTCCTCCTGCTCATCGCCACGCCGGTGTTCCGCGTGGCGGTCGGCGCCGTCGGCTTCGCCCTGCAGCGGGACGGGGCGTTCGTGGTGATCACCGTGGCGGTGCTGGCCGTCCTGCTGGCGTCCTTCGCGTTGGGCTAG
- a CDS encoding ROK family protein, with protein MELCLAIDIGGTKLAAGLVARDGELLGAKRVPTPATGDADELFGVLAGLVGALLDDPAVQGTGDGAAPVACGVGCGGPMDLVAGTVSPLNIPAWREFPLRARLERLTGLVVALDNDAKAFALGEGWTGAARQHRDFIAMVVSTGVGGGVVVDGRLLDGASGNAGHVGHVIVEPDGRHCGCGAQGCLEAEASGTAIAAITGRPATDATPDVVARTGRLVGRAVASVVSLLDVDLAVVGGSVALGFGAPFFAAAKAELRDRAQLSFTAGASIVPSGLGAAGPLVGAGAVGWRQADRGPAEAS; from the coding sequence GTGGAGCTGTGCCTGGCGATCGACATCGGGGGCACCAAGCTGGCGGCCGGGCTCGTCGCCCGTGACGGCGAGCTGCTCGGCGCGAAGCGGGTGCCCACACCGGCCACCGGCGACGCCGACGAGCTCTTCGGCGTTCTGGCCGGGCTCGTCGGCGCGCTGCTGGACGACCCCGCGGTCCAGGGGACGGGCGACGGCGCCGCGCCCGTGGCGTGCGGCGTGGGGTGCGGCGGCCCCATGGACCTCGTCGCCGGCACCGTGTCGCCCCTCAACATCCCGGCCTGGCGGGAGTTCCCGCTGCGCGCCCGCCTCGAGCGGCTCACCGGCCTGGTCGTCGCCTTGGACAACGACGCCAAGGCGTTCGCGCTCGGCGAAGGGTGGACCGGCGCAGCCAGACAGCACCGCGACTTCATCGCCATGGTGGTGTCCACCGGAGTCGGCGGGGGCGTCGTCGTCGACGGCCGTCTCCTCGACGGCGCGTCGGGCAACGCCGGCCATGTCGGCCACGTGATCGTCGAGCCCGACGGCCGGCATTGCGGGTGCGGGGCACAGGGATGCCTCGAAGCGGAGGCCTCGGGCACCGCCATCGCGGCGATCACCGGGCGGCCGGCGACCGACGCCACCCCCGACGTCGTGGCGCGCACCGGTCGCCTCGTCGGTCGGGCCGTCGCCTCCGTGGTGAGCCTGCTCGACGTCGACCTCGCCGTGGTCGGCGGCTCGGTGGCCCTCGGCTTCGGGGCGCCGTTCTTCGCGGCCGCCAAGGCCGAGCTGCGCGACCGGGCGCAGCTGTCGTTCACCGCCGGCGCCAGCATCGTCCCGAGCGGGCTCGGCGCCGCCGGCCCGCTCGTCGGGGCCGGCGCCGTCGGCTGGCGACAGGCCGACCGGGGACCGGCGGAGGCGTCGTGA
- a CDS encoding HNH endonuclease, with the protein MLAREAGAKGANRALVLNATFEPLGLVSTRRALLLVLATKAELVHATEQVFRSERTAFPEPSIVRLARYVRVPHDRTVAVNRRTVFARDGHRCQYCGLAAESIDHVMPRSRGGLHAWDNVVAACRRCNTRKEDRLPHEVGLVLRTQPSAPRQRVWLLAMSGGARDEWAPYLGEQSLTA; encoded by the coding sequence ATGTTGGCCAGGGAAGCCGGCGCCAAGGGGGCGAACCGAGCCCTCGTGCTCAACGCCACCTTCGAGCCGCTCGGGCTCGTCTCCACGCGCCGCGCACTGCTCCTCGTGCTCGCCACCAAGGCCGAGCTGGTCCACGCCACCGAGCAGGTCTTCCGCTCCGAGCGCACCGCCTTCCCGGAGCCCTCGATCGTGCGCCTCGCCCGCTATGTCCGGGTTCCCCATGACCGGACGGTGGCGGTGAACAGGCGCACGGTGTTCGCCCGCGACGGCCACCGCTGCCAGTACTGCGGGCTGGCGGCCGAGAGCATCGACCACGTCATGCCGCGCAGCCGGGGCGGCCTGCACGCCTGGGACAACGTCGTGGCCGCCTGCCGCCGCTGCAACACCCGCAAGGAGGACCGCCTGCCGCACGAGGTGGGCCTGGTCCTGCGCACCCAACCGTCCGCCCCTCGCCAGCGCGTCTGGCTGCTCGCCATGAGCGGAGGCGCGCGTGACGAATGGGCGCCCTACCTCGGCGAGCAGTCCCTCACCGCGTGA
- a CDS encoding DUF3040 domain-containing protein, with translation MPLSEHEQRVLQELEQALYQQDPAFADRVRSESVYRYAGRYLKWSVAGFVVGLAVMLAFFTTSVFLGFLGVLIMFASLVTFWTNVRRMGKAGWEDIGRSLRADGIGHAVSDTRSWMRDRFRRNR, from the coding sequence GTGCCACTCTCCGAGCATGAGCAACGCGTGCTCCAGGAACTGGAGCAGGCGTTGTACCAACAGGACCCGGCCTTCGCCGACCGCGTCCGCTCGGAGAGCGTCTACCGCTACGCGGGCCGCTACCTGAAGTGGTCGGTCGCCGGATTCGTCGTCGGCCTGGCCGTCATGCTCGCGTTCTTCACGACTTCGGTGTTCCTGGGCTTCCTCGGGGTCCTCATCATGTTCGCCTCCCTCGTCACCTTCTGGACCAACGTCCGTCGGATGGGCAAGGCGGGGTGGGAGGACATCGGCCGCTCGTTGCGCGCCGACGGCATCGGCCACGCCGTGAGCGACACCCGCAGCTGGATGCGGGACCGCTTCCGCCGCAACCGGTAG
- a CDS encoding penicillin-binding protein 2, with amino-acid sequence MTTRPTAARVVAKRPAAPRPVAKRATSARPVAKQPTAVRVVAERSSPARAVGTASTRGGAGGTTATRAPGRRPAPLRRPPPLAPRTRSRRRGYERRAAPPPRPARHLTVGLPLRRVGVMRVVVLLVFVALALRLVGVQVFASNRYAAMGAAEVTTTVHVSAVRGGIYDRNGAAMALSVPRSTIVADPFLIPHPQAVAVVLSPALGVPVAQLRAELSEHSGFVYLAHKVGSAVAQKVLTFALPGINVLPDTERVDPDGSLAAPLLGQVGAEGLGQSGLEYKFNALLAGRSGTATLEMSPDGVPLPGRTIRASGSSPGTGLELTVDQSLQYVTEQSLGAEVLASHAKSGIAIVMDSRTGAILSMADVVSKTVPAPTPPAAPAAATTTTTTTTVPGTPPTPTTTTTTAPPPPPITKVVQAPQNLALTQVYEPGSVFKLVTFSAALQDGIITPDEVFTVPNTLTIDGWVFHDAENHPTEQLTATQILAQSSNIGTIEIAQQLGEGRLAAQIAALGFGRLSGLGFPAESPGLVKSDPASWRVSDIGATPIGQDDAVTAQQVLDMVNTVATGGVFVPPRLVRATVAQDGTVTRTKAGATHRALSRGVTAQLTTMMEQVVQDGTAVTAGVPGYTVAGKTGTAQIPDPVHGGYLPGAYMATFAGFAPAEHPALSAVVVLEQPTPIFGGIVAAPVFSQIMRYALHRYGIPTSPGGGSTGGAPQAVPFPQVPASPTLTGTPNAATTIVASTGTTTEGP; translated from the coding sequence GTGACCACACGACCGACTGCTGCGCGTGTGGTGGCCAAGCGCCCGGCGGCACCGCGCCCCGTGGCCAAACGCGCCACGAGCGCGCGCCCGGTCGCCAAGCAGCCGACCGCGGTGCGTGTCGTGGCGGAGCGATCGTCGCCGGCGCGCGCCGTCGGCACGGCGTCGACCCGTGGTGGCGCCGGGGGCACGACGGCGACGCGGGCCCCGGGGCGTCGCCCGGCCCCGCTCCGGCGGCCGCCGCCGCTGGCGCCCCGGACCCGGTCACGCCGGCGGGGTTACGAGCGCCGCGCCGCGCCGCCGCCGCGCCCGGCGCGCCACCTCACGGTGGGTCTCCCCCTGCGGCGGGTCGGTGTGATGCGCGTCGTCGTCCTCCTCGTGTTCGTCGCCCTCGCCCTGCGCCTGGTGGGCGTGCAGGTGTTCGCCAGCAACCGCTACGCCGCCATGGGGGCCGCCGAGGTCACGACCACCGTCCACGTGTCGGCCGTGCGCGGGGGGATCTACGACCGCAACGGCGCCGCCATGGCGCTGTCGGTGCCCCGGTCGACGATCGTGGCCGACCCCTTCCTCATCCCGCACCCGCAGGCGGTCGCCGTCGTGCTGAGCCCGGCGCTCGGTGTGCCGGTGGCGCAGTTGCGGGCCGAGCTCTCGGAACACAGCGGCTTCGTGTACCTGGCCCACAAGGTCGGCTCGGCCGTGGCCCAGAAGGTCCTGACCTTCGCCCTGCCCGGGATCAACGTGCTCCCCGACACCGAGCGCGTCGACCCCGACGGCTCGCTCGCCGCGCCGCTCCTGGGGCAGGTGGGCGCCGAGGGGTTGGGCCAGTCGGGGCTCGAGTACAAGTTCAACGCGCTCCTCGCCGGCCGGAGCGGCACGGCGACGCTCGAGATGTCCCCCGACGGCGTCCCGCTCCCCGGGCGCACGATCCGTGCCTCGGGGTCGTCCCCGGGCACCGGCTTGGAGCTCACGGTCGACCAGTCCCTGCAGTACGTGACCGAGCAGTCGCTCGGGGCCGAGGTGCTGGCGTCGCACGCCAAGAGCGGGATCGCCATCGTCATGGACAGCAGGACCGGCGCGATCCTCTCGATGGCGGACGTGGTCTCCAAGACGGTGCCCGCCCCCACCCCTCCCGCCGCGCCGGCGGCCGCCACCACCACGACGACCACGACGACCGTTCCCGGCACCCCGCCCACGCCGACCACGACCACCACCACGGCACCACCACCGCCGCCCATCACGAAGGTCGTGCAGGCGCCGCAGAACCTGGCCCTGACCCAGGTCTACGAGCCCGGCTCGGTCTTCAAGCTGGTGACGTTCTCGGCCGCCCTCCAGGACGGGATCATCACGCCCGACGAGGTGTTCACGGTGCCGAACACCCTCACCATCGACGGTTGGGTGTTCCACGACGCCGAGAACCATCCCACCGAGCAGCTCACCGCCACGCAGATCCTCGCCCAGTCGTCGAACATCGGGACGATCGAGATCGCGCAGCAGCTGGGGGAGGGGAGGCTGGCGGCGCAGATCGCCGCGCTCGGGTTCGGCCGCCTGTCGGGGCTCGGTTTCCCGGCGGAGTCCCCGGGGCTCGTGAAGAGCGACCCCGCGTCGTGGCGCGTGTCGGACATCGGCGCCACGCCCATCGGCCAGGACGACGCCGTCACCGCCCAACAGGTCCTCGACATGGTGAACACGGTCGCCACCGGGGGAGTGTTCGTCCCGCCGCGTCTTGTCCGGGCGACGGTCGCCCAGGACGGCACGGTGACCAGGACGAAGGCCGGCGCCACCCACCGCGCCCTGTCGCGCGGCGTGACCGCACAGCTCACGACCATGATGGAGCAGGTGGTGCAGGACGGCACGGCCGTGACCGCCGGCGTGCCGGGGTACACGGTGGCGGGGAAGACCGGGACCGCGCAGATCCCCGACCCGGTGCACGGCGGGTACCTGCCGGGCGCCTACATGGCCACCTTCGCCGGGTTCGCCCCCGCCGAGCACCCGGCACTGTCCGCCGTCGTGGTCCTCGAGCAGCCCACGCCGATCTTCGGCGGCATCGTGGCCGCGCCGGTGTTCTCGCAGATCATGCGGTACGCGCTGCACCGCTACGGGATCCCGACCTCGCCCGGAGGCGGGTCGACCGGCGGAGCACCGCAGGCTGTGCCGTTTCCCCAGGTACCGGCGTCCCCCACCCTCACGGGCACCCCCAATGCGGCGACTACGATCGTCGCTTCCACCGGGACGACCACGGAAGGGCCGTGA
- a CDS encoding UDP-N-acetylmuramoyl-L-alanyl-D-glutamate--2,6-diaminopimelate ligase, translating to MDRLLQEVDVIEAHGDPATTEVTAIEFDSRHVGPGALFCCLPGRAADGHDHAAAAVARGATALLVERRLDLDVTQAVVAPGAARPAMARMACAFFGYPARSLRTVGVTGTNGKTTVTHLLASVFETHRWPTAVIGTLDGARTTPEAPVLQRLLAEARHASRRAVAMEVSSHALSQARVDGIVFDAAVFTNLSHDHLDYHGTVEEYFEAKASLFTPSRAALAVVNEDDPWGARLVERSEIPTVGYRMAEVGDLQSTARGTSFTWRGRRVALALAGSLHVPNALAAATTAAALGVPEGTIAAGLEAAAPVAGRFEVLDTAAPFTVVVDYAHTPDGLRAALDSARRIAGGHRVVCVFGCGGDRDQEKRPRMGAVAADGADVAVLTSDNPRSEDPDAIIADVLRGVRDPSDVLVRPDRGAAIELAVELAGPGDVVVVAGKGHEREIEAGGRRMAFDDREEAAAAAARRFGDPAPAAGERP from the coding sequence ATGGACAGGCTGCTCCAGGAGGTCGACGTCATCGAGGCGCACGGGGACCCCGCCACCACCGAGGTCACCGCCATCGAATTCGACAGCCGCCACGTCGGGCCCGGGGCGCTGTTCTGCTGCCTGCCGGGCCGAGCCGCGGACGGCCACGACCACGCCGCCGCCGCCGTGGCCCGCGGCGCCACCGCGCTCCTGGTGGAGCGCCGACTCGACCTCGACGTGACCCAGGCGGTGGTGGCCCCCGGCGCCGCCCGGCCGGCCATGGCCCGGATGGCGTGCGCCTTCTTCGGCTACCCGGCGCGCTCGCTGCGCACGGTCGGCGTCACGGGGACCAACGGCAAGACGACGGTGACCCACCTGCTGGCGTCGGTGTTCGAGACGCACCGGTGGCCCACCGCCGTGATCGGGACCCTCGACGGCGCCCGGACCACCCCGGAGGCCCCCGTGCTGCAGCGGTTGCTCGCCGAGGCGCGCCACGCCTCCCGGCGCGCCGTGGCCATGGAGGTGTCGTCGCACGCGCTGTCCCAGGCGCGCGTCGACGGCATCGTCTTCGACGCGGCCGTCTTCACGAACCTCTCGCACGACCACCTCGACTACCACGGCACCGTCGAGGAGTACTTCGAGGCGAAGGCGTCGCTGTTCACGCCGTCGCGGGCAGCCCTCGCCGTGGTGAACGAGGACGACCCGTGGGGTGCGCGCCTCGTCGAACGGTCGGAGATCCCGACCGTCGGCTACCGGATGGCGGAGGTGGGCGACCTGCAGAGCACGGCCCGAGGCACGTCGTTCACCTGGCGGGGCCGGCGCGTGGCGCTGGCCCTGGCGGGATCCCTGCACGTGCCGAACGCGCTGGCGGCCGCCACGACGGCTGCCGCCCTGGGCGTCCCGGAGGGCACCATCGCGGCGGGGCTCGAGGCCGCCGCGCCCGTCGCCGGGCGGTTCGAGGTGCTCGACACGGCCGCGCCGTTCACGGTCGTGGTCGACTACGCCCACACCCCCGACGGCTTGCGCGCCGCGCTCGACAGTGCCCGCCGGATCGCCGGCGGGCACCGGGTGGTGTGCGTCTTCGGGTGCGGGGGCGACCGCGACCAGGAGAAGCGGCCCCGCATGGGCGCCGTCGCCGCCGACGGCGCCGACGTGGCCGTCCTCACGTCCGACAACCCGCGCAGCGAGGACCCCGACGCCATCATCGCCGACGTCCTGCGCGGGGTACGCGACCCCTCCGACGTCCTCGTGCGGCCCGACCGCGGCGCCGCCATCGAGCTCGCCGTCGAGCTGGCCGGTCCCGGCGACGTCGTGGTCGTGGCCGGCAAGGGCCACGAGCGCGAGATCGAGGCGGGTGGCCGGCGGATGGCGTTCGACGACCGGGAGGAGGCCGCCGCCGCCGCCGCCCGTCGATTCGGGGACCCGGCGCCGGCGGCGGGGGAGCGCCCGTGA
- the dinB gene encoding DNA polymerase IV — protein sequence MAERPGPEPLGGQDVPDARACTVLHVDMDSFFASVEVLDDPLLAGRPVIVGGAGARGVVASCTYEARAYGIHSAMPSVEARRRCPDAVFLSGRFGRYTEVSEQLHAVLRRFSPVVEGIALDEAFLDVAGARRLLGEPCDIAHAIRRDVRNDLHMDCAVGVARTKVLAKLASRAAKPVPSPSGPRPGPGVVTVLPADELAFLHPLPVRALWGVGPATARRLEGLGVVTVGDLARLPADSLCRSVGEANGRLLAALARGDDHRPVVPSRAVKSVGHEETFAVDLHSHADLHRHVVRMADAVGTRLREAGLGGRTVTVKVRFGDRSTVTRSHTVGAPVDSPRVLGAVAGALLDLVEVSVGVRLLGVSVSALVEGGAPGLQLSFEDGPAPSDPAPADARHPAWREVEAAVSGIRARYGHASVGPAALVGRHGLVVKQRGDTQWGPGEELPEDGEGR from the coding sequence GTGGCTGAGCGCCCCGGCCCCGAACCCCTCGGCGGGCAGGACGTGCCCGACGCCAGGGCGTGCACCGTCCTGCACGTGGACATGGACTCCTTCTTCGCGTCCGTGGAGGTCCTCGACGACCCGTTGCTCGCGGGGCGGCCGGTGATCGTCGGCGGCGCCGGCGCTCGCGGGGTGGTGGCGTCGTGCACCTACGAGGCGCGCGCCTACGGGATCCATTCCGCCATGCCCTCGGTGGAGGCCAGGCGGCGATGCCCGGACGCGGTGTTCCTGTCGGGCCGCTTCGGGCGGTACACAGAGGTGAGCGAGCAGTTGCACGCCGTGCTCCGCCGCTTCTCGCCGGTGGTGGAGGGCATCGCCCTCGACGAGGCGTTCCTGGACGTGGCCGGGGCGCGCCGGCTCCTCGGGGAGCCCTGCGACATCGCCCACGCCATTCGCCGGGACGTGCGCAACGACCTGCACATGGACTGTGCGGTGGGCGTGGCCCGCACCAAGGTGCTGGCCAAGCTGGCGTCGCGCGCCGCCAAGCCGGTGCCGTCCCCGTCCGGGCCCCGGCCCGGCCCGGGCGTCGTCACGGTGCTGCCCGCCGACGAGCTGGCGTTCCTCCATCCCCTGCCCGTGCGTGCCCTGTGGGGCGTGGGGCCCGCCACCGCCCGCCGCCTCGAGGGGCTCGGGGTCGTCACCGTCGGCGACCTCGCCCGCCTCCCCGCCGATTCACTGTGCCGGTCGGTGGGCGAGGCCAACGGACGGCTCCTGGCCGCCCTCGCCCGCGGCGACGACCACCGACCGGTGGTGCCGAGCCGCGCCGTCAAGTCGGTCGGTCACGAGGAGACCTTCGCGGTCGACCTCCACAGCCACGCGGACCTGCACCGCCATGTGGTGCGCATGGCCGACGCCGTCGGCACGCGCCTGCGGGAGGCGGGCCTCGGTGGGAGGACGGTGACGGTCAAGGTCCGCTTCGGCGACCGGTCCACCGTCACCCGCTCGCACACGGTGGGCGCGCCCGTCGACTCCCCCCGCGTGCTCGGGGCCGTCGCCGGGGCCCTCCTCGACCTGGTCGAGGTGTCGGTGGGAGTCCGCCTCCTCGGGGTGTCGGTGTCGGCGCTCGTCGAGGGCGGCGCGCCGGGCCTGCAGCTCTCCTTCGAGGACGGACCCGCACCCTCCGACCCGGCGCCGGCCGACGCCCGGCATCCCGCCTGGCGGGAGGTCGAGGCCGCGGTGTCGGGGATCCGGGCCCGCTACGGCCACGCCTCGGTGGGGCCGGCGGCCCTGGTGGGACGGCACGGGCTGGTCGTCAAGCAGCGGGGCGACACCCAGTGGGGACCGGGCGAGGAGCTGCCCGAGGACGGAGAGGGCCGGTGA